Within the bacterium genome, the region TCCGCCCGGGCGAGCGCCTCCCGGCGGCTCGCCGGATCCCCGTAGGCCCCTTGCAATTCCGCCACCGCGCCAGCATAGCGGCGCTGGCGCTCGGCGCCCGCCAGGTACTCCAACAGGGCTTGACGGACCAACTGGGACCGCGTCCGGCCGCTTCGCCGGGCCTCCGCCTCCAACTCGCCCTCCAGGGCCTCGCCCAAGCGCAGACTGATCATCACACCACCTGCAAGTCATATCGTAATGCGTATTGCGGGCGGATTGTACTACTCCCCGCAAGACACGTCAAGCCGGCGCTGGCGGGAGCCTCCTGCACGGCCGCTCATCCGCTCCCGACCTTGCGCCAGGCCGTGGCCGCGTCCCAGTCATCCCGGATCAGTCGCACGAGTTGCCGGTCTGCCCAGGCCCCTGCCGAGGTGGGTGCCACCGTCTTCGGCGGTGCGGAGTTGCGCGCCCCACGGCCGCCCATCCACCCGTTTCCGCTGCGCGAGGACCTGGGCGCCTTGTGGGAAAGCTACCTGGTGGTGGAGCGCCACAAGGGCCTGGATATGGCGGGCCGGCACGTCAATCGCCGGTTCTGGCGCACCCACGACCGGCAGGAGATCGACCTGGTGGAGGAAGAGGGCGGCCGCCTGTCCGGCTGAGAATTCAAGTGGAGCGCCCCGCGCCGTGACAGCGTGCCCAGCGCCTGGCGCATGGGCTATCCCGACGCCGGGCACCAAGTGATCCACCGCGACAACTACCTGCCCTTCATCATCCCGAGCAATTCTGCGGTTTGAGCCAATGGGCTGTCGGGACCAGGTCCGACGGCCCATCGTTGCCATCATCGGCGGGCGGGACGATCAGCGGGACCCAGTTGGATTACGTGGTAAAGCGCGTGGCTGTATCTTGAAACGTCAGGATGCCTTCCCGACAAGACCAGCATCCACCTTCGGTCGCCCGAGGTGGAGGATCGTGCTGTTCCCGGCCACTTGGAAGGCGACCCCATCAAGGGCGCGGGGAACTGGTTCGCCGTCGGCACAATGGTGGCTCGTACCAGCCGGATCATCCTATCTGTTAAGGTCATGAGCGCCACAGCGGAAACTGCACTGGAAAGTTTCCGTGAGGCCTTCGCCCGAATGCCCAGCCGCTCCGCCAGACTCTCACCTATGACCAGGGCAAGGAAATGGCTTGCCATAAGGCGCTGGCCGAGGCCACAGAGCTGAATATCTTCGCTGCAGTTCCGCATAGCCCCTGGCATCGGGCTTCAGACGAGAACAGCCATGGCCTGATCCGCCGGTTCCTCCCCAGGGGCACCGACTTGTCGCAGTACAGCCAGGAGCAATTGGACGCCTTCGAGTCGATGTTCAACACCCTGCAATGAGAAGTCCATGGTTTCAAACATCCATTGAAGGTCTACTCCTCATACGAGAAAGTCATCACCCGAATCCGAAATGCAAGCTACGCCACCGCTGTTGCACTTGCTCCTCGAGGTCGAGGAGCTTTGCCCTAGTTCGAGAAATTGAAATGTGGCATGCTGCCTCAGGGCGCAGGGTGGCCTGCACCGTCCCCCAGATAGCCATAAACCGATGTCCGATCCACCCCCAGCCGCTGCGCCGCCTTGGTCACGTTGCCGCCGCATAGCCGGATGGCGTGTTGCACATAGGCGCGCTGTACCTCGTGGCGAAAAACCTTCAGGTGTCGAATTTCAGCGACAGTGCGTGGAAAATCCGGAACAGCTTCCGGCCACGCTTCGGGTCCGCGGGATGATGACGCAGACGACGTGCCAACCGGAAGCGCCGTGCCCTGCGGCAAGGACGGCGAAGGATGGGTGGGCAGTGGCAGGGCGACCGGAGCCTCGCGCTCCACGTCGTGCACGGTGATCTCCCCGCCGTCGCAGAGGGCCGCCAAGCGGCCCATCAGGTTCCTCAGCTCGCGGATGTTGCCCGGCCAGTCGTGGGTGGCCAGGGCGGTGTGCGAGTTCTCCGCCAGGCGGCGCGCCGGCAGACCGTTCTGGCGGGCTGCCTCCCGCAGGAAATGGTCGGCCAGGAGGGGCAGGTCCTCCGGTCGCTCGCGCAGGGTCGGCAGGACCAGGGGCAACACGTTGAGGCGGTAGAAGAGGTCCTCGCGGAAGTGGCCCCGGCGCACGGCCTCGCCCAGGTCCCGGTGGGTGGCGGCCACCACGCGGGTGCACACCCGTTCCTCCCGCGTGTCGCCCACGCTCCGCACCAGGCCGTCCTCCAGGAAGCGCAACAGGCGCTGCTGGGCGGCGGGGCTCAGCTCCCCCACCTCGTCGAGGAAGAGCGTGCTGCCGGCGGCCTGGCGGATGAGCCCGGCGGCGTCCTGCACGGCACCGGTGAAGGAGCCGCGCTTGTGCCCGAAGAGGTGGCTCTCGATCAGGGTCTCGGGGATGGCGCCGCAATTGACCACCGTCAGCGGGCGTCCGCACCGCTCCGGGGCGCACTCGTGGAGGGCGTGGGCGGCCAGTTCCTTGCCCGTGCCCGTGGCGCCGCTGATGAGGACGGGCATGTCCAGGGGGGCGAAGCGGCGGATCTGGGCCTTGAGGCGGCGCATGGACCGGCTTTGGCCCAGCATGCGCTCCAGGGCGGAGCCGGGGGCGTCGGGCGCGCCGCCGTTTTCGAAGCGGCGCAAGGCCTCCTCCACGGCGGCCAGCAACTCCGCCTCGCCGAAGGAGCCCTTGGAGAGAAAGGCCTGCGCGCCCAGACGGCCGGCCTCGAAGACATTGTCCCGCGTGTCCCGTCCGCTCACCACCAGGGCTGGCAAGCCCGGATCGAAGGCGCGCACGGCGCGCAGGAAGTCCAGCCCTCCCCGGTCCGCCGCCGCCAACTGGATGTCCACCACCAGCAGATCCACCGGCCGGTGGCGCAGCGCCTCCCGCGCCCCCTCCGCCTCGGCGTGGGTCTCCACCCGGTAGCCCGCGCTCTGCAGACTGTCGGCCAGGGAGGCGCGCACCTGCTCCTGGTCTTCAAGAATGAGGATGCGCTCAGCCGCCATGCTGTCCCCCCGTCCTGCCGGGTAGGTCCGGGCATGGCCCGTCCGCCCCGTCCCCACTGACGTCCGCTAGCGCCGGCCAGTCCACCAGGGCCAGCGTGCCGCCCTCCACCACCCTCTCCAGGCGCAGCGCGGCGCCATTCTGGCGCAGCACCTTGCGCGCGAAGAAGAGACCATAGCCATAGCCATCGGGTTTGGTGCTGAAGCCCGGTTCCCAGATCCGCTCGCGCAGCTCGTCGGGGATGCCCGGCCCGCTGTCCTGGATGGCCAGGCGCCAGCCGGGCGAGCCGTCCTCGCGCCGCGTCTCGTGCAGATCCACCACCAGCGGGCCGGCGCGCTCCATGGCTTCCAGCGCATTGGTAAGCAGGCCGCCCAGAGCCAGGGCCAGACCCTCCCCGTCGCCGCGGATCCAGGCCGGCCCGGCCGGCAGGCGGAGGGCAAGATCCACCTGCGGCAGGTGGCTGGCGCCGCAATGGATCAGGGCCTGGGGCACCGTCCCGCGCAGATCCAGGCGCCCTTCCGGCTGCCGCTCACCGGCCAGCCGCATGAACTGGCGCACCAGCTGGTGCATGTGCTCCAGCTCCTCGCGCATGCGCGTCAGCACGCGCTCAAGGCCCGGCGTGCCGCCCGGGTGGACCGCCTCCACCTCGCGGCGCAGCTGGTCCAGCCCCAAGCGCAGCGGCGTCATGGGCGACTTCAGTTCGTGGGTGATCATGCCCGCCAGGCTGCGGAACTTGCGTCCCTCGCTCGCTTCGCGTTCGGAGGTCTCGTCGAACCCGATCCAGACGCTGCCCAGCGGGCGGGGTCCGCGCTCCAGGGGCCGCCGGAACCAGCGCAACCAACGCCCGCCCGTCTCCAGCGTGCGGCTGTCCTCGGGCGCCAGGCCGTCCAGCAGGGCGGCCAGCCGGCGGCGCGTGCCCTCGTCCGCCCACAGGGCGTGGAACTCGCGGTTGGCGTAGAGCACCTTGCCGCGGGAGTCGACCAGGGCCACGGGCTGTGCGTTGTCGTCCACGATGCCGCGCAGGAGGCGTTCCTGGCGGTGGATGCGGACTCCCAGCAGCATGAACAAAGCCAGGAGTCCGCCACCGCCGGCCCACCAGGTAGCAGGTTGCCGACCGAGGCGCCGCCAGACCGGAACCGGCAGCAGGGCGAAGGACTCCAGCCAGTCGTCGTGCAGCACGTGCACGACGAGCCGGCCCATGCCCGGACCCTGGCAGTGCAGCAGCTCGCCCCGGGGCTGGGCCACATGGATGCGTCCGCGCGAGCGCCCATCGCGGCTCAGGATCCAGAGTTCGTCGCGCGGGGCGCGCATGGTCACATGGCCTTCCACCAAGCGGGGCCGGTGGCCATCGGCGGGCAAGGCAAGGGTCCCCGTCACGCGCAGCGGATGGATGCGACAGCGGCTGAGGCGCTCCGCATCCAGCACCAGCACCTCCGGGAACTCGGCGCCAGGCGACGTCCCGCCCCAGTCGGCGGAGATCAGGCCCGGCCAATGGTGCTTCCACAACAAGCGCTGGGTCCAGCCGTCCACCAGGGCCAGGTTGAAGGTGTCCCCCGCCTGGGGGGCGAAACGCATGGAGGTGTGGAGCAGGAGGTGGCGCTTGTCCGGCGCGACCACCACCCCGTAGCTGTTGTGGGCGACGCCCAGGTTCAGGCCCGGGCGGAAGCCGGAGTCGGGATCGAAGGAGAGCAGCCCTCCCCAGCTGTCGTCCAGGCCGCCCAGCCTGTTGCCGTTCCTGGCGATCAGGCCTTCGCTGTAGAGGCGCGGCCGCCCGTGGACGTCCAGGGCCAGGTCCTCCGCCCGGCGGTTCTGGCTGGCGCCACAGGGGAAGAACTGGAAGCCGGGCTCAGACCCGCCCAGATCCGCCATGACCACTCCGCGCCACCCCAGGAAGTGCGCGGTCACAGAGATCAGGGCGCGCTCGCCCGCGGCGGTGGGGACGAAGAGGAAGCAGCTCAGCTCCGGCGCGTTCTGCCAGGAATGCGGATGGGTGGCCGGGGTGAAGAGCGGGTTCTGCCAGTAGATCTGGTAGTCGGATTCATGGGGCCGCCGGCGGCACAGGTTCAGGAAGATGGTGGTGGTGTCGGCCGAGGCCGTGAGCGC harbors:
- a CDS encoding ribbon-helix-helix protein, CopG family; its protein translation is MISLRLGEALEGELEAEARRSGRTRSQLVRQALLEYLAGAERQRRYAGAVAELQGAYGDPASRREALARA
- a CDS encoding sigma-54 dependent transcriptional regulator encodes the protein MAAERILILEDQEQVRASLADSLQSAGYRVETHAEAEGAREALRHRPVDLLVVDIQLAAADRGGLDFLRAVRAFDPGLPALVVSGRDTRDNVFEAGRLGAQAFLSKGSFGEAELLAAVEEALRRFENGGAPDAPGSALERMLGQSRSMRRLKAQIRRFAPLDMPVLISGATGTGKELAAHALHECAPERCGRPLTVVNCGAIPETLIESHLFGHKRGSFTGAVQDAAGLIRQAAGSTLFLDEVGELSPAAQQRLLRFLEDGLVRSVGDTREERVCTRVVAATHRDLGEAVRRGHFREDLFYRLNVLPLVLPTLRERPEDLPLLADHFLREAARQNGLPARRLAENSHTALATHDWPGNIRELRNLMGRLAALCDGGEITVHDVEREAPVALPLPTHPSPSLPQGTALPVGTSSASSSRGPEAWPEAVPDFPRTVAEIRHLKVFRHEVQRAYVQHAIRLCGGNVTKAAQRLGVDRTSVYGYLGDGAGHPAP
- a CDS encoding HAMP domain-containing sensor histidine kinase gives rise to the protein MKTERAMPPQRPQRFFLESLPRTLALGLLAVLSFAAGAGLLAEFWLAPGVGWEGRSYMMEGTAGCATLADLDGDGRQERLVIPRPHSSLPPSIKINRQQPDTPLPNLQPFLAGRHLLPELFAASSADGSSWLAALTASADTTTIFLNLCRRRPHESDYQIYWQNPLFTPATHPHSWQNAPELSCFLFVPTAAGERALISVTAHFLGWRGVVMADLGGSEPGFQFFPCGASQNRRAEDLALDVHGRPRLYSEGLIARNGNRLGGLDDSWGGLLSFDPDSGFRPGLNLGVAHNSYGVVVAPDKRHLLLHTSMRFAPQAGDTFNLALVDGWTQRLLWKHHWPGLISADWGGTSPGAEFPEVLVLDAERLSRCRIHPLRVTGTLALPADGHRPRLVEGHVTMRAPRDELWILSRDGRSRGRIHVAQPRGELLHCQGPGMGRLVVHVLHDDWLESFALLPVPVWRRLGRQPATWWAGGGGLLALFMLLGVRIHRQERLLRGIVDDNAQPVALVDSRGKVLYANREFHALWADEGTRRRLAALLDGLAPEDSRTLETGGRWLRWFRRPLERGPRPLGSVWIGFDETSEREASEGRKFRSLAGMITHELKSPMTPLRLGLDQLRREVEAVHPGGTPGLERVLTRMREELEHMHQLVRQFMRLAGERQPEGRLDLRGTVPQALIHCGASHLPQVDLALRLPAGPAWIRGDGEGLALALGGLLTNALEAMERAGPLVVDLHETRREDGSPGWRLAIQDSGPGIPDELRERIWEPGFSTKPDGYGYGLFFARKVLRQNGAALRLERVVEGGTLALVDWPALADVSGDGADGPCPDLPGRTGGQHGG